In Mus caroli chromosome 9, CAROLI_EIJ_v1.1, whole genome shotgun sequence, a single window of DNA contains:
- the Slc25a36 gene encoding solute carrier family 25 member 36 — MSQRDTLVHLFAGGCGGTVGAILTCPLEVVKTRLQSSSVTLYISEVQLNTMAGASVNRVVSPGPLHCLKVILEKEGPRSLFRGLGPNLVGVAPSRAIYFAAYSNCKEKLNGVFEPDSTQVHMVSAAMAGFTAITATNPIWLIKTRLQLDARTRGEKQMGAFECVRKVYQTDGLRGFYRGMSASYAGISETVIHFVIYESIKQKLLECKTASMMETDEESVKEASDFVRMMLAAATSKTCATTIAYPHEVVRTRLREEGTKYRSFFQTLSLIVQEEGYGSLYRGLTTHLVRQIPNTAIMMATYELVVYLLNG, encoded by the exons ATGAGCCAGAGGGACACGCTGGTGCATCTGTTTGCCGGGGG ATGTGGTGGCACAGTGGGAGCTATTCTGACATGTCCACTGGAAGTTGTCAAAACACGGCTGCAGTCATCTTCTGTGACATTGTATATTTCTGAAGTTCAGCTGAACACCATGGCTGGAGCCAGTGTGAACCGAGTAGTGTCCCCTGGACCTCTTCATTGTCTGAA gGTTATCCTGGAAAAAGAGGGCCCTCGCTCGTTGTTTAGAGGATTAGGCCCCAATTTGGTGGGGGTTGCTCcctcaag agcaATATACTTTGCTGCTTATTCAAACTGCAAGGAAAAGTTGAATGGTGTTTTTGAACCTGATTCTACCCAAGTACACATGGTTTCAGCTGCAATGGCAG gTTTTACTGCAATCACTGCAACAAACCCCATTTGGCTTATAAAGACTCGGTTACAGCTTGATGCAAg GACTCGTGGGGAAAAGCAAATGGGTGCTTTTGAATGTGTTCGTAAAGTATATCAGACAGACGGACTGCGAGGATTTTATAGGGGCATGTCTGCCTCCTATGCCGGCATATCAGAGACAGTTATCCATTTTGTTATTTATGAAAGTATAAAGCAAAAACTACTGGAATGTAAGACTGCTTCTATGATGGAAACTGATGAGGAGTCTGTGAAAGAAGCATCGGATTTTGTGAGAATGATGCTAGCTGCTGCCACCTCAAAGACCTGTGCCACAACCATAGCGTATCCACACG AAGTTGTAAGAACAAGACTCCGTGAAGAAGGGACAAAATACAGGTCTTTCTTTCAAACACTGTCTTTGATTGTTCAAGAAGAGGGCTATGGATCTCTTTACCGTGGTCTAACAACTCACCTGGTGAGACAGATTCCAAACACGGCCATTATGATGGCCACCTACGAACTGGTGGTCTACCTTCTCAACGGATAG